A genomic window from Lactobacillus sp. ESL0677 includes:
- a CDS encoding PTS lactose/cellobiose transporter subunit IIA, with product MAEEKNTAKEETPEDQEQATLMAAMGLIANGGNAKSLAFEAIRAAKKGDIDTARSKLKEADDSLLQAHNSQTDMLTKEAQGKHTHVTLLVVHSQDHLMNAITFRDLAGEMVDLYEKLYKANALEKDSE from the coding sequence ATGGCTGAAGAAAAAAATACTGCTAAAGAAGAAACCCCAGAAGACCAGGAACAAGCAACGTTAATGGCAGCGATGGGCTTGATTGCTAATGGTGGTAATGCCAAAAGTTTAGCATTTGAAGCAATTCGCGCTGCTAAAAAAGGCGACATTGACACTGCCAGATCGAAGTTAAAGGAAGCTGATGATTCCTTACTTCAGGCGCATAATTCACAAACAGATATGTTAACTAAGGAAGCACAAGGCAAGCATACACATGTTACTTTGCTAGTTGTCCATTCACAAGACCACTTGATGAATGCCATTACTTTTAGAGATTTGGCAGGAGAAATGGTAGATTTGTATGAAAAGTTGTACAAAGCTAATGCGTTAGAAAAAGATAGTGAATAA